From the Bubalus kerabau isolate K-KA32 ecotype Philippines breed swamp buffalo chromosome 2, PCC_UOA_SB_1v2, whole genome shotgun sequence genome, one window contains:
- the LOC129644538 gene encoding 60S ribosomal protein L38-like, whose translation MVADNLMAATPIVTDMAEKGFFAPFASGPLTFRLRAPCLVAIPRKIEEIKDFLLTARGKDTKSVKIKKNKDNVKFKVRCSRYLYTLVITDKEKAEKLKQSLPPGLAVKELK comes from the exons ATGGTGGCTGATAACTTGATGGCCGCAACACCTATTgttactgatatggcag AGAAGGGCTTTTTCGCTCCTTTCGCTTCTGGCCCCTTGACGTTCCGGCTTCGCGCCCCGTGCCTTGTGGCTATCCCTCGCAAAATTGAGGAAATCAAGGACTTCCTGCTCACGGCCCGCGGCAAGGACACCAAGTCTGTCAAGATCAAGAAAAATAAGGATAATGTGAAGTTTAAAGTTCGATGCAGCAGATACCTTTACACCTTGGTCATCACAGAcaaagagaaggcagagaagctgAAGCAGTCCCTGCCCCCCGGTTTGGCCGTGAAGGAGCTGAAATGA